Part of the Triplophysa rosa linkage group LG21, Trosa_1v2, whole genome shotgun sequence genome is shown below.
acgtattcaagtacttatcctagcaccttcgctaacacaaaaagaaaacaaaacacttactgtaccttcataatcaaacaggtactgttccacgaagaatttgtatactttctctagctttgatcttgtcgttagcgaaaatttgtccgcaagacgttgtacatcatctagacgtatttgtggcagatgtgcaagccacttggtaaactccattctgaggcgctagcgtaagtaacttcttcttcttgagttttactggcagaTGGCacatcagcttataggtgcattacctgtggctacccgatccgtcccggaaacacgatttgttccgcgcatgcgcgaaactgatGTCAATTCCTGTTATCGCCGACGTTTTACGACAGTCTTCGCGACCTGGGACCAGCTcggaatctggcaggggtgcatttctcggcattacacctGTTCCGGGCGTCTTCGAATTTTATCATCAAAGGTAATTAAATTGCGTTAAgcgattttataattaaaaggagaactgacaatctgttacaacctgggtcatgtgcttaatttacaaagttatgtttaaaatatcgagctacattaactgtacttgttaaattcccgtatagaataagaaaacgatagaacccttcacagagatgctaatggtttacattaaaatactactatgaaccattagcttttaccattaaaaccattacaaatttctttCGTTGTAGTGTgatttgtgcattattttatgtattaattataaaatcaatttatatataaaattggttaaatttatgtgatgtttttattgacctttatggagtttaattttagtcagatatcagataatatgatatttcttttaactgcaactttttcatgctttttttcttcttcaaacaGGCGACAGACTCTTCTACACCGGCCCAATTAAACAGTACATGCGGCTAGTTGTCCTGTCCGAGGAAGACAACctgatggttttggagataagaCTTACAGAACCATATTTAGGTTTAGACTTAAGATAATTTACTGGCCTTGTTCCAggcatgttatttggttacagtTTCCAAAAGGAGCCTGTTCACAGGCTTCAAGTTCATCAAAGAGCCTAGTTCTCAGGCTGCACACCTGATAATTTAATTGCACgttatgtaattttgtgttctctTTGGAATCCCAGACACATTGCAAGCTTCATTGACCCAGGATCCTGGACTGAAAAAACAGGAAGAGACCTTgaggtatgttttaaatgatggaattgtgtcaagcaaatgtatgtatataactaaacatgtttattcgactgtgctctggaatacttgattctgattggccagttgcaacattccaaggtttgatattcccagataacaagcacacaaaactaataacacatggtaacccagtctttatcacactgtcaggctttattctgcgataacaacctgcTGCCTGTACATCATCCCTTACCTAAAAAttgcagttgttttttaaactaaCTGTGGATGCACTTTTCCTTTTCCAGTTTTTTCCTCAACAGTCCAGTGGGGATTCTTGTGGTGTCTACATGCTGATGGtaagaatgtttaatttatcaaagctgttagataataaaaccaaagtcttacagtgttatttgtgtttcacagtatgCTCTCAGCATCTGCACATCATGTCCCTTAACATTCACAGAGGTAAGCTGGATTTTCACACAAGTATGTCATTGAACTACTggtatgtgtgcattttttttgtgtgtttgtgtgttttaggaggAGGTGCCATTGATTCGCCAGTGGTGGTGCATTAACCTCATGGAAAGATTTTGCCTAGAAGGGTATGATAGATTCTACAGATATAATTTCAGTATCTTGGCTGTATTAAGTTAGCTAAAGCTATTACATAGagttcatatacatttacatatattttcaaaggCATGGACAGAGGTTTGCATACTGGACCGAAGAAGCATCCCAACTCCTTCAGGGGATCGTTGAGCCTGTGTTTAGGGTGTCGAAATTCACCACCACCAAACTGTCACCCAGCAGAAGAGTTGTGGATGACAAGGACATTGATAAGGTTAATGATTATACAGTAGTGGTTATACATGAAGCATTTGCATGATTGCTGAATAAATAGTATAACTGTTGTGCCATTTTACTATGTAAGGAATAAATGACTATAGGCCATTTAATTAGTCAACCAATTAGAATGAAGCATAAACTTCATTTACTTCAATAGGTGCAGCAGCCAACCATTGTCCGAGACCTAAATACAGCGTGGTACTGGGTACAGAATCACAGACACTTATTCCGTGGGGAGGTGACAGAGCCTGCCTTTTTGCAGATGAACAGGGGTGATCAACAAAATGCCATCAAGAACCTCTTGGGGGGTCAATTCTCTGAGGCGAAGGAtgcctttttgtttatatttcattaccaagaagacatggaaacatttttgtcgTACTGTGTTGATGACCAAGGCCTAAAGGTCAATGCTATGTTCTACAAAGagaaatgtagtgtgtgtgcgtgtgtgagtgagtgagtgtgcgtgagagagagagcgcgtgagagagagtgtgcatgtgcgtgcgtgagtgagtgagtgagcgagcgtgtGTGAGGAatggaacaaatgtataaataaattgaaagaatatatatataactgtattctgtgtgtttcttaaatgcagttaaatatctagaacagttatgtagaacctatctttagaaaatgaatagaaagaaaacacatctgtatgaacatctgtattttccaaattgtgtctagcaaatttaaacaattcagtttaatttgaccatttatttaattcaatgaagttaatttgtgccacatattaaccAAATTTTAACCGAAATGGATCGGgtagttattttttatgaccaccttaaaacaaacatgcattataattcagcaacaatttaacaagccaggaaatatctcaaagcattgtaagaaacaaattaagaaaaaagaaacttatacagatataataaatacatttattaataaatgtaataaaatatatatatattaaactccgagtgtaaaacaacagcagtaaCGGTATAGCCTACATACCCGAAACTGCCGTAAAGTGTTTCGATTTatttcagacaggaagtgacgtcagtttcgcgcatgcgcggaacaaatcgtgtttccgggcacacgcgaacaacaacaacactacttctttttcttctgtaattgtgttggtggttgaaattcaagttgagtgtattaccgccaccttcagtttgggtgaagaagtacttgtttgaggtgcgctgttgaaatgcgtccatatgggaacaactgtgtacagaaatggttcCGCAAAAAAGTTGCCGGCAAAGCGGTGGTGGGGCCCGGGGGGGTGgccaaagattaatttatggtgaccttggccaccattggccaccccctggctcCGCCCCTGTACTTAAGTTCAAAaacattatacatatgtttttagcagcaacaacataaacaaactttatgtggcccaaacttccgggagacatccgcaaagaatcaataactagtttaaatttaatttaaaacaattaatatacaataaaatattaatatcaatatcAATATACACTACCTGTccaaaaaaaagtcacacacgatataatatttcgttggaccgcctttagctttgattacggcacACATTCACTGTGGCATCAtttcgataagcttctgcaatATCACAACATTTATTCCCATCCagagttgcattcatttttcgccaagatcGTTTTGATGatgtattgatgatgggagagtcggaccgctgcgcaaagtcttctccagcacatcccaaagattctcaatgggcttgaggtctggactctgtggtggccaatccatgtgtgaaaatgacgtctcatgctccctgaaccattctttcacaatttgagcccgatgaatcctggcattgtcatcttggattatgcccgtgccatcagggaagaaaaaaaaacattgatggaataacctggtcattctgcatattcaggtagtcagctgacctcattccttgggcacataacgttgctgaTCCTAGACCTGACCAACTGCAGCAACCCCCGATAGCACTGcccaggtggtgactttttttgAACGGGCAgtgtataatacaaaataaattgttatgctGTATTACTAGTATTGAGAAAACACATCCTGAAATGCGTCCGTTTGcgactgcggtcaagccagccgccacTTCGAAAACGACAGTCAAACTAGCCCTCACTCGGTTTTGTTATGTGCGCATATACTGTGCATTACAGTAAAAGCGGCTTTTTGAATTTCAAAATAACGTGGTTTCTGCGGAGCCCGTccggtcacccctcggagaaaaaaaaacaagacccgcaaatccgtggccacaggtttgtaattcgttccctcagtttaaaaatccgtactcacagattttaaaactgttcccatagtttacaaaaccgtgctctcggattaataaactgtatgagtttacaaaataaattgtgctctcacaatccgtgctctcggttttgtaaacagtttttgaaatctgtacccactaattcataatctgtgcccacgctttcgcaatccgttcgcacagttttgcaaactgtagcctactcgcggaattgaagcctctgtctgtccacataacaagctcctacaggaacattaacgaatgttgtatactgttttattttagattatattataaatggtcttaatgtgtttacacacgagcgcgtggtGCATATAAaaaaagcgtgggcacagattatgaattcgtgggtacagatttaaaaaattgaggggacagtttacaaaaccaagagcacggattgtaaactcgtgggtacagtttattaatccgagagcacggttttgtaaactgtgggaacagttttagaatctgtgattacggatttttaaactgagggaacggattacaaaactgtggccacggatttgcgggtcttgtttttttttctccgaggggtgacaaGACGGGCTCCGTAGGTTTCAGTCTGTCCGttgtgaattaattaaaatacaaatgcatttagaaaattaaatatatttatatataattttacccATAAAACCATATGTGGTATTGAAAAAAGAACCTCAATTGCACTACAATTGAAGGCTTTAACCCAGTCCAAACGGGAAAGATTGACAGttatgttgctaggtggttgctaggcttTTTTAAGCTCTTTTTAAACTGCTaggcagtttttatattttttacaacactCTTATcccacctcagtgtgtcacctaaacaatatcaggactgttcaatgtggattttttaatgtacagaacttCAAACTGGcctatttgtattattatttctttaacttcagatcttaatttaaagaaaactatccgattgcacagactcatttcactttaaaatgagagtagaccacctcagtgtgtcacacaaacaatatcaggactgttcaatgtggattttttaatgtacagaacttcaaaatggcctatatgtattattatttctttaacttcagatcttaatttaaagaaaactatccgattgcacagacacattccactttaaaatgagagtagaccacctcagtgtgtcactCAAActatcccttacagaaaagacacacgaaattcacatgtgcaaaaaacacatgtgatcacatgtgaaatgtgtgtttttggaacattttggtgtgaattcccacgtgaaacccatgggataacatgtaaaaacccatgggataacatatgcgacatgtctccacatgtgatcacatgttcttcacgtcaccacatgttgcacatgtcatcccatgggtttttacatgttatcccatgggtttcacgtgggaattcacacggaattcacaccaaaatgttccaaaaacacacatttcacatgtgatcacacgtgtttttgcacatgttaaacacatgttgtatacatgtgatcacatgcgaaaacatgtaaaaaacatgtgaaattcatgtgtcttttctgtaagggatatcaggaccagtgttgggtgtaactagttactaagtaattagttactgtaattgaattacttttcccttgaaaaagtaaagtaagggattactctaattttcctgtaatttaattacagttacttttgatgtaattaaactaaatactttgtgtaatatctGTGTgcgtaatagtggaattgacatcaaaattcatagtctaatgtataattctcacatttgtaatactttggtcagttaataagagtactttatgtagttaatattatttacttgaatgaattaaaagagccctttcatgtctatccttgaatcacttaactaatcaaggttgatataggatatagaaagtaattagtaataagtgactaatactttttggagagagtaatttgaacagtaatctaattacactattgaacatgtaattagtaactagtaattgattacattttgagagtaacttacccaacactgatcaggactgttcaatgtggattttttaatgtaaagaaCTTCAAAATAGCCTATGTACTATTATTTCTTCatcttcagatcataatttaaagaaaactatccgattgcacagactattatatataaatacatttaattttctaaatgcatttgtattttaattatttcacaaTCGACAGACTGAAACCAGGTTCGAAATAGAtcgctttattttgaaatccaaAAAGACGCTTTTACCGTAATGCACAGTATATGCGCACATAACAAAACCGAGTGAGGGCTAGTTTGACTGTCGTTTTCGAAgtggcggctggcttgaccgcagccatttgcggcagccGTATGTGTGCGCGCATTTGCTCTCAGCGCTCTCTTCAGTCAGTGGACGCGTACAACTTTCGTTCCTCGTATTTGCGCTGCAGATTTCGGGGTGACGACGAGATGAAAGTCAAGGCGGCAAACATAAGTGCCTTTTCCGTCTGTTCACGACTTGTCAGTGAGGCAGATGCACAAAGGGGCATTATAGCCGAGTTAAAGCGTGCGGCAAAGTGCAGACGAATGATCAGCTTGGCAAAGCATTTCACCAACAGACATCCCGACCCGTTTAAAGAACTTTAAAATTGAGAGGTAGCGTATGTGAATGATAACAATAGCCTGAATAATGCTTTACGATTTATTTTATGACAGGCCAACATTATTGATAACGCTTTACAACTAGGTTCCATTTCTAAACATtagttagctaacatgaactaataatgggTACTACTGCTTCTgcaacatttattcatcttaatggttcatttcaacggatttaataaatatttcatcaaTGAAATATTCATCAATCAATGATctaatatgaataaacaatTAGATTTGTAAGCtacataaacaaattaataaatgctgtaaaaagagatttattgttagttcatgtcagaatgcattatgtaatgtttttaatgattttttatgtattgaAGTGAATAAATTGAACCATGCTTTAAGGTCTTAGCTAGTATTTATGTagattaatttaagtttaaacagtttattttctaGTTTCACCTTAGTAGACAGCAGCAAACACTGAGACAAGTATACATGTTTAGGACTGTATCATAGATTGATACCTGACACTCATATGTAGGTCTGTGTGGTgacatgttatttttaaataagggGGAAGACATGCTCAAAAAGCAAGGCAACAGTGTAAGTTGtaagagtaaaaaataaaataacagaattttaagttgttccatcattttttttatttaattgcttCCTGCATGTTCTTATTGCATGGTATCAATTTAGTATTGGTATCGATAATTTATTCATATGTATTAAGGTCAAccttaagttgtttttaaatgtgctttataaataataactCTTAACCAAGAGAGGGTGtggaaaatgaaaattaattgtgttgtgttttctgttattGAGTATGCACGTCTTTTAGCCCTGCAATGATGAATGGTGATGTTATTGATAGAACCCCCtcccaaaaaaaaacacaatgcgTGGGttgtattattcatatttatgaatattaaaaGATAACATTCctgagaaaaaatatataaattcatAATTAagttgtaaatacattttttaaatattaaaaaacttCCACttccaaaaaagcaaaaatactaTTTAAcatgatataaaaataaatactttaaatgaattacattttaaatggctAAACTTAAGATTTAAAACCGCACAGGTTTTACAGAAATACAGCATAAAAGCTGTATTTGATTAGATGTCTAAAGAAGACTGAAGCTCCAGCACAAGTTTGATTTTCTTTGAGACATTTCACAATGCTTTGACGACAATGTTGGCGACTCCATGAACTTGAGTTAGCTGCCGGCAATCAAGTGAAGCAAGAAGCTTCTGTGGTCCAGCCTCTGTAGGAATAAACTTCTCTGTCAGCGTCACCGTGGCCAGACTTTCTATGTTGctgagaaaataaataagacatgAGAAACTTATTTTATCACATTTCAAACACATTCTTGAACTGGGGAGTTCAGGTAGATTGTAAGACTTTTTGATATTGAATTGACGGTCAAAAGATTTCTTGCAGTGTGCAACTAAACTACTACTGTAGGCTCTGTCTACACAGTACAATTTgatttaagtaaaataaataatagatactgaatataaatgtacagttttcaagtttttcatttttaatttagtcagagcaataataaaatgtgtgtaaaatgtgtttcattCCATACGATTTacaaaaacgtgaaaaataaagTGATTTAACTCTTTTAAatggtattgtatatatttagcagtaaaggctaataaatgtttgtgatattattttcattaaattacACAATTAGTCATATAAAGAAAATTCTTCTatgcatatttttttgtttcataacaACAGTAATGAAATCTGTCTGTCTGGACACAATGggtttttaatgaaaacagcATGCATTAAAATCACCCACAACAACATTAATTGAAGAATTAACTCGAAGTTGACGTCTTACCCATAGGAAATCTCTCTAATGCTTTGCAGTCCCAGTCCTTCAATGCGAAACTTGACATTCATCAGTGTGCAGCGCAGCGGATTCCGGAAAACAATCTTAACACTCAACTCTTTACCAACGACAGCGTCCCCTACAGGCTAAGAGGCAGAACAGCGCACATTTACAACACAAGTATGATCTGATTTGCCATAAAACGTTTCTTTCCATTAAACCTAATGTTAAGAACAATTTCAGGCTCATGtcaacagaggtgggtagagtagccaaaatctttactcaagtaaaagtacaagtaactagagaaattgttactcaagtaaaggtaaaagtcactattttaaaaattacttgagtaaaagtaaaaaagtatgcaatgaaaaaactactcaagtagctagttacttagttactttgtatctgattatataggcctactacataaaattaatattaacgccaatattttaatattacattttaatcaatatttttaattatcataagcagatctttgcaatatacataCAGACACTAAAGAATAAACATACACAGAAGatacaagcatttctgtaaatttcatctagtcctgatgtcaatgtagtttacacaacttatttagaataatagaccatgtcaaactaaagcattaactaaactcaagagcatttcctaagatgatctagaacatctgcagtgctctcttaaatgaaatacacattttttaacaaagctcatgttttcccgtgctgtgtcacgtgtgtgttgtgaaacgctcttacttgtaagcaaacagtaaacagttagccacacgcccatcaacaagttttcttccttctgttcttcaaatgtatatttctgcaagcccacgtctctgtgtctgacaggtaacgcgcatgttgctgtgtctgacgaacaggtcgcgcgggtgcgcgcatatggcgggcatttatcattgctagcaaacaatatgacacattggcagttttgattgtatagatatagattaatatccacttcatccaacgctctttgtgttctgcgtgttcttaagtttcgcgctacgaggagtgagtaatcctgcttcagatgattcagatcgtgctgcgaactgaacaaataatttgaactgattcattagcctattcaaatggttttgcccattgttcaattaatgctttcaaaggaatcgactcaaaagaatcgatcactcaggaatgcccgtaaaaagagacgacaaccttgaaataaacaacgcgttttaaaaagcttattttaaaatgaaggaacgaaggaacgtcacgcagtgtaagttatgtaacgaagtaaaagtacagattttctattagaaatttagtcaagtaagagtaaaagtacacacttttagttttacttaaaaagtacatattttccaaaatgttactcaagtaaatgtaactaagtaaatgtagcgcgttactacccacctctgcatgtCAATAGGCTAAAGCAGTttcttattcatttctttatcttAATTTACCACTCCTCCCAAAAATATTCTACTTCacagtatatgtactgtatgtgagggTTAAACTGAAGAAGACTTTTAAACTCACAGTTATCAGAATATCTGGTGTTCGCAGTCTGAAACTGAACTGGGTCACCAGAACCTGTTTAGTCTCAGTGACGCGTCCAGTAAGAGTGAGCATCAGAATCGCCTGATCAACCAGCTGATCTTTATAGTCATCATACAGTAGAGTCCAGTCCACAGTctcaactgtaaaataaaaatgaaaaagttctGTATGACCTTTATTTATTGGTGAAACACAATAAAAGTCTTTATCAGGTCATAGAAGTAAACGTGGGCTGTCGTTCTCCAAAGTTATGAAAAATCTGAAGTAATCCATATCATAATGAATAACAATGTCTTTGGAAACCATCTTTCATAGCTTCGAAACTGAAGTCCTTATTTAGTAGCATCTTATTGTCTGGTGTAGTTCTGTAACATTGAGATTTGTAATATTCCTATGCTTTCATTGCATAAAAAAGAGTgacattaatatatatttttaaacatttcagacaaaaaaaaacatgttccaTTGAAGAAAGTCAGAGATAGACTTTCGGAACAttgttttgtgaaattttgACAGGTATAAAGTCTCTCACCTTCACTGGGTTGGAGGTCGACAGGTACCTGGTCCTTCTTCACTGTAGCTTTATGTACCCCAGTGTAATACACTACTTCCACCTGCCCGAAGAGAGTGATGCTGCGCTGTTCTGAACTCGTGTTCTGTATGGTGATTGACAGTTTAGCATCAGCACCGAGCTGAGGTTCTTCTTCATCCATTGTGATCTGAACAGTGACGTCCTCAGTTCCTGACGAACAGTAGATTCCTGCTTTCGTGCCATATTGACAAGCTGTTTCCACAGCAATACGCTCCTCCTCTGAACCTACAGTtatcatttttcattaaaaagtgtaaaaGAGACTTCAAACTGCATATAAAATACTATGTTGTCCTATGCAGATTAAAGAAATCCcccaggggttctcaacctttttgactccaaggccccccactgtattcaacaatattcaaaggccctCCTCCCgctcacaaaaactcaaaattttgacccaaaaaatatttcagagcttgacattaactggaaaatgcttattcaatataaaaatggacaaataatgtcttggtttttagttgtttaAAATGCCTTTCAATGCTCACTTTgtcttatttttaaattataaatcatcctgaggcccccttggaagtcagctggggtCCCCTTATGGGCtacgccccccccccccctgttTAGAACCACTGCCCTAAATGGTCCCAAAACTTCGTCAAGCAAAAAAGCACATATTTTAGAAATCATTCTTATCATTGGTCTCATTGTATTTGCATGTATGCATTTGAAAGAGCTCTAGTAGGCCCActtactgtttggcctgtgatcaggcccggattaagaattcagaggtccctgggcacaagtgttttatggaCCCTCCCATACTATggtactatgtgtatgaaacacctctattttaaacaggattacattgacaagatacaaactatgatcaaaacctgaaggacaatatcaacacctgtactgtattgttgcaatcatgtggtgtaAATCCTGTTTGATGGAGGATGTCTCCATCAAACAGGATTtacaccacatgattgcaacaatgctttcCTGGACCAGCTGCAACAATATCaagacatttcccagcatactgtaactcactggcatatgcaagcagcacacactaccacacctctacCAATTCAGTTCCATCAGATTTGCGGTTTTTCGGTCAATGCGTTGTATTACTCTCTGAACTGGCTCTGTTCTGCATTGTCTACGCGCTGAGATGAATAAACGCCTCTTCGCGAGTAAATCTCCAATCAGTGAGAGCTAAACTTGCGATGCTGGTGTCAGGTTTCACACTCTAACCATGGCGAGCGGTGGAGAGAGACCGAAATACGGGGATGCACCCGCGTCTTTCAAATCTGTGGTGTGGGAACATTTCGGATTTGCTGTCGACTATGATGcagatgaaacaaaaacagtaaacaaaataatgacT
Proteins encoded:
- the LOC130545036 gene encoding uncharacterized protein LOC130545036, whose translation is MSIPVIADVLRQSSRPGTSSESGRGAFLGITPVPGVFEFYHQRHIASFIDPGSWTEKTGRDLEFFPQQSSGDSCGVYMLMYALSICTSCPLTFTEEEVPLIRQWWCINLMERFCLEGHGQRFAYWTEEASQLLQGIVEPVFRVSKFTTTKLSPSRRVVDDKDIDKVQQPTIVRDLNTAWYWVQNHRHLFRGEVTEPAFLQMNRGDQQNAIKNLLGGQFSEAKDAFLFIFHYQEDMETFLSYCVDDQGLKVNAMFYKEKCSVCACVSE